A genome region from bacterium includes the following:
- a CDS encoding UvrD-helicase domain-containing protein: MNNPPDLKVRSLVTATPPRSHWLSAGAGAGKTEILVTRIANLIAAGFDPAKIIAITFTEKAAGDLKKRVMQRLRNDAKMSANGLPEQFHGLQQMFVGTIHSLARRVVRNAPLTAGIEPDPEILDGVTADKRIRQAIRSWQR; this comes from the coding sequence ATGAATAATCCTCCCGACCTGAAAGTACGATCACTGGTAACGGCAACGCCGCCGCGCTCCCACTGGCTCTCGGCGGGTGCCGGTGCCGGTAAGACCGAGATTCTCGTTACCCGCATAGCGAATTTAATTGCCGCGGGATTCGATCCAGCAAAAATCATTGCGATTACTTTCACCGAAAAAGCAGCCGGCGATTTGAAGAAACGGGTGATGCAACGCTTGCGCAACGACGCTAAGATGTCGGCGAATGGTCTTCCCGAACAGTTCCACGGCTTGCAACAAATGTTCGTTGGGACAATTCACTCGCTTGCCCGCCGGGTCGTACGCAATGCGCCGCTAACCGCCGGCATCGAGCCGGATCCCGAAATTCTCGATGGGGTGACCGCCGATAAGCGCATTCGGCAAGCGATCCGGAGCTGGCAACGAA